A genomic window from Silene latifolia isolate original U9 population chromosome Y, ASM4854445v1, whole genome shotgun sequence includes:
- the LOC141634535 gene encoding uncharacterized protein LOC141634535, which produces MLQPDTNSQSIAQDYLYSPLDDPFFLSPTDQPRLKLSETLFDGSNFRQWQRDIIQALLSKNKIGFIYGECSLLDKSDKKYNAWIRCDIVVSRWIKNSMIKTLQDNFQYTQSSKHLWSELVEPFGQLNVLELYELKKELANIKQENASLLDYYGKIKGLW; this is translated from the coding sequence ATGTTGCAACCTGATACAAATTCTCAATCAATTGCTCAAGATTATCTTTATTCTCCTCTCGATGATCCATTTTTTCTGTCTCCAACTGATCAACCTAGGTTGAAGTTGTCAGAAACTCTGTTTGATGGTTCCAATTTTCGTCAATGGCAGCGAGACATAATCCAGGCGCTTCTTTCCAAAAACAAGATTGGTTTTATTTATGGTGAATGCTCTCTTCTTGACAAGTCTGATAAAAAGTATAATGCTTGGATTCGTTGTGATATAGTTGTCTCTCGTTGGATTAAGAATTCAATGATTAAGACCTTGCAAGATAATTTTCAATATACTCAGTCATCTAAGCATCTTTGGTCTGAATTAGTTGAGCCTTTTGGTCAGCTAAATGTGCTAGAATTATACGAGTTAAAGAAAGAACTTGCAAATATTAAACAAGAAAATGCCTCTTTGTTGGACTATTATGGTAAAATCAAGGGATTGTGGTAG